The following proteins come from a genomic window of Candidatus Binatus sp.:
- a CDS encoding CaiB/BaiF CoA-transferase family protein, with protein sequence MANQAPRMLEGYRVLDFTQFVAGPTCTRILGEMGAEVIKVELAPAGDRVRGDGLKSLDPKYKDSSHSTYYLQHNHSKLSFAIDLKRPGAREIVMAMIPQIDVVVENFAPHVIDRLGFSYNDVKKVNPKIIMCSISMGGQTGPLSTKAGYDFIGQAYAGVTDGIGQAGGPPALTSMAIGDISTGVNAAMAVGFALLHRERTGEGQYLDASLLDTYFHMHEKTVPIVSLRGDKFRPTRSGSVHPDGGTTGIYHFRGDQYVQITVPPHQWPQLLRAMKMPELGTDPRFKNARGRRDNKEQLVRVIEEWLGTFPTRDDAIAAMDAERVPCAPVLTVNEAVKHPHLNERKTVRWIDDPLLGKVALPGMPVKFSAWPDRIDVHASRLGEDNERVLGELLKMPADRVRELYAEGILVRDPTLENNPSA encoded by the coding sequence ATGGCAAATCAGGCACCGCGGATGCTCGAAGGGTATCGAGTACTGGATTTCACGCAGTTCGTCGCAGGGCCGACCTGCACCCGGATTCTCGGCGAGATGGGCGCCGAGGTGATCAAGGTCGAGCTTGCGCCGGCGGGCGATCGAGTGCGCGGGGACGGGCTCAAATCGCTCGATCCGAAGTACAAGGATTCGAGCCACAGCACCTATTATCTTCAGCACAATCATTCGAAGCTCAGCTTCGCGATCGATCTCAAGCGTCCGGGCGCGCGCGAAATCGTGATGGCGATGATTCCGCAGATCGACGTGGTGGTGGAAAATTTCGCGCCGCACGTGATCGATCGTTTGGGATTTTCGTACAACGACGTGAAGAAAGTGAATCCGAAGATCATCATGTGTTCGATTTCGATGGGCGGGCAGACCGGGCCGCTGTCGACCAAGGCGGGCTACGATTTCATCGGGCAGGCATACGCGGGAGTGACGGACGGAATCGGGCAGGCGGGAGGGCCGCCGGCGCTGACGTCGATGGCGATCGGTGACATCTCGACCGGCGTCAACGCGGCGATGGCGGTTGGATTTGCATTGTTGCATCGCGAGCGCACGGGCGAGGGGCAATATCTCGACGCGTCGCTGCTCGACACCTACTTCCACATGCACGAGAAGACGGTTCCGATCGTGTCGTTGCGTGGCGACAAGTTTCGGCCGACGCGCAGCGGCTCGGTTCATCCTGATGGTGGAACGACCGGGATCTATCATTTCCGCGGCGATCAATACGTGCAGATCACGGTGCCGCCGCATCAGTGGCCGCAACTTCTGCGCGCGATGAAGATGCCGGAGTTGGGGACCGATCCGCGGTTCAAAAATGCGCGCGGCCGGCGCGATAACAAAGAGCAACTAGTCAGAGTGATCGAGGAATGGCTCGGGACGTTTCCGACGCGCGACGACGCGATCGCGGCGATGGACGCGGAGCGGGTGCCGTGCGCGCCGGTGCTGACGGTGAACGAGGCGGTGAAGCATCCGCATCTGAACGAGCGCAAGACGGTGCGCTGGATCGACGATCCGTTGCTTGGCAAGGTGGCGCTGCCGGGGATGCCGGTGAAGTTCTCGGCGTGGCCAGATCGCATCGACGTGCATGCGTCGCGGTTGGGCGAAGACAACGAGCGCGTGCTGGGCGAATTGCTCAAAATGCCCGCCGATCGTGTTCGCGAACTCTATGCAGAGGGAATTTTGGTGCGGGATCCGACGCTGGAAAACAATCCGAGCGCATAA
- a CDS encoding pyridoxamine 5'-phosphate oxidase family protein: protein MPKLSEREIDGFLAERGHLARIATVKADGAPSVVPVWFIYENGSILITPRKNSEFLANVRLEARVAITIDEDAAGYRKVLFEGAAKILYQPGEDRKWDDVYRRIACRYIDDDSADRYLSETRDQPRALIAVERARAKITSWRMLGADEPYTGIWAARYYEPGSKMAQAARSKSRQG, encoded by the coding sequence ATGCCAAAATTGAGCGAGCGTGAAATCGACGGGTTTCTTGCGGAGCGCGGCCATCTGGCGCGGATCGCGACGGTCAAGGCCGACGGCGCGCCGAGCGTCGTGCCGGTGTGGTTCATTTATGAGAACGGCAGCATCCTGATCACGCCGCGAAAAAATTCCGAGTTTCTGGCGAATGTGCGGCTTGAGGCGCGGGTCGCGATCACGATCGACGAAGATGCGGCCGGCTATCGGAAGGTCCTGTTCGAGGGCGCGGCGAAAATTCTTTATCAACCCGGTGAAGATCGAAAATGGGACGACGTCTATCGGCGGATCGCGTGCCGCTATATTGACGACGATTCCGCGGATCGATACCTCAGCGAGACGCGCGATCAGCCGCGGGCATTGATCGCTGTCGAGCGGGCGCGCGCGAAAATCACGTCGTGGCGGATGCTCGGCGCGGACGAGCCGTACACCGGAATCTGGGCGGCGCGCTACTATGAGCCGGGCTCGAAGATGGCGCAGGCGGCGAGGAGTAAATCGCGGCAGGGGTGA
- a CDS encoding LLM class flavin-dependent oxidoreductase produces MEKIEFGTALPAVTKIPEFAQRAESLGYDYLCAGEHMMFHGPVGNTLITLSVAAGATSKIKLMSSIVLLPLYNPTVLAKLTSVLDVASGGRYHMGIGIGGEFPKEFEACGIPVKQRASRSNEALQVIKKLWTEEKVSFDGRYSKFSGVTISPHPTQKPHPPIWVAGRKEPAMRRAALYGDGWIPYMYTPEMLHESVEKIKQFGAEAGRDMSNFRTGLFIFASIYPDRDEAREQAAKVLGRTYAQDFSKIAGMYTLTGNPDDCRKRVKEYVDAGAKTILVSWACRAADIDQNMQLVAEEVAPAFR; encoded by the coding sequence GTGGAAAAAATAGAATTCGGCACCGCGTTACCGGCCGTCACCAAAATTCCCGAATTCGCGCAGCGCGCGGAAAGCCTCGGCTACGACTATCTCTGCGCCGGCGAGCACATGATGTTCCACGGACCGGTCGGCAATACGCTGATCACGCTCTCGGTCGCCGCCGGCGCGACCTCGAAGATCAAGCTGATGAGTTCAATTGTGTTGCTGCCGCTCTACAATCCAACCGTGCTCGCGAAACTGACCTCGGTGCTCGACGTCGCTTCCGGCGGCCGCTACCACATGGGCATCGGCATCGGCGGCGAATTTCCGAAAGAGTTCGAGGCGTGCGGAATTCCGGTCAAGCAGCGCGCGTCGCGTTCGAACGAAGCGCTCCAGGTGATCAAGAAACTCTGGACCGAGGAGAAGGTTTCATTCGACGGGCGCTATTCCAAATTCTCCGGCGTGACGATCTCGCCGCATCCCACCCAGAAACCGCATCCACCGATTTGGGTCGCGGGCCGCAAGGAACCCGCGATGCGCCGCGCGGCGCTCTACGGCGACGGCTGGATTCCCTATATGTACACGCCCGAGATGCTGCATGAGAGCGTCGAGAAGATTAAGCAGTTCGGCGCCGAGGCCGGCCGCGACATGAGCAACTTCCGCACGGGCCTTTTCATCTTCGCGTCGATCTATCCTGATCGCGACGAGGCGCGCGAGCAGGCGGCCAAGGTGCTCGGCCGCACCTACGCGCAGGATTTCTCGAAGATCGCCGGCATGTACACCCTAACCGGCAATCCCGACGATTGCCGCAAGCGCGTCAAGGAGTATGTCGATGCGGGCGCCAAAACGATCCTGGTGAGCTGGGCGTGCCGCGCTGCCGACATCGATCAGAACATGCAACTGGTCGCCGAAGAAGTCGCGCCCGCGTTCAGATGA
- a CDS encoding pyruvoyl-dependent arginine decarboxylase, which yields MGPIGKAIFLTKGVGKHREKLTSFELALRDARIAEFNLVRVSSIFPPGCKVVSIQDGLKTLTPGQIVYAVMYDNSTDEPHRLVAASVGLAIPAEKDQYGYLSEHKSFGQTDQKAGDYAEDLAATMLATALGVDFDPNVSYDERKDIWKLSDKIVKTRNITQSAIGDRDGLWTTVVTAAVFVDLPPDK from the coding sequence ATGGGTCCGATCGGAAAAGCGATTTTTCTGACCAAAGGCGTCGGCAAGCATCGCGAAAAGCTGACTTCTTTCGAGCTCGCGCTGCGTGACGCGCGCATCGCCGAGTTCAATCTCGTGCGCGTGAGTTCGATTTTTCCGCCCGGATGCAAAGTCGTGTCGATTCAGGATGGCCTCAAAACCCTGACCCCCGGCCAGATCGTTTACGCCGTCATGTACGACAACTCGACCGACGAACCGCATCGCTTGGTCGCGGCCTCGGTCGGCCTCGCGATCCCCGCGGAGAAAGATCAGTACGGCTATTTGTCCGAGCACAAAAGCTTCGGGCAGACCGATCAGAAGGCCGGCGACTACGCCGAGGACCTCGCCGCCACGATGCTCGCGACGGCGCTCGGCGTCGATTTCGATCCCAACGTCAGCTACGACGAACGCAAAGATATCTGGAAGCTGTCGGACAAGATCGTGAAGACGCGCAATATCACGCAGTCCGCGATCGGCGATCGCGACGGCCTGTGGACAACGGTTGTCACCGCGGCGGTGTTCGTCGATCTGCCGCCGGACAAATGA
- a CDS encoding fatty acid desaturase family protein, protein MNLDYAGSRAVQTGPTDVFAGTIPVKLTKQELLELSSLSPFRGSLHIAAEWILIVASVYLCQRFWNPFLYLITVAFIGARQHALLILMHDGVHYRLFRNRRLNDWIAEIVLAWPNLISARAYRKNHFAHHSYLNTPQDPDWARRQGDASWVFPMHWGRLAMLIIRDASGVGAIFFLRLARTLLSKDTGVSTGFLCARYGFYVAVTALFVWFGAFTLLLLYWFVPLFTWLIVIFRIRSIAEHSAIDSSDRAYSQTRSTQASMLEHLFVAPKNVNYHIEHHFYPSVPFYRLPELHRTLMSKPEFKNGVHLTRSYLGVLRECLGDTHSRAVRHATEASFATEANSNLA, encoded by the coding sequence ATGAATCTAGATTATGCTGGTTCAAGGGCCGTTCAGACCGGCCCAACTGACGTCTTTGCCGGAACGATTCCGGTCAAACTCACCAAACAGGAGTTGCTCGAACTGTCGAGCCTGAGCCCGTTCAGAGGCTCGCTCCATATCGCCGCCGAATGGATCCTGATTGTCGCGTCCGTCTATCTTTGCCAGCGCTTTTGGAATCCCTTCCTCTACCTGATCACGGTCGCGTTCATCGGCGCTCGCCAACACGCATTGCTCATCCTGATGCATGACGGAGTGCACTATCGGTTGTTTCGAAATCGACGCCTCAACGACTGGATCGCCGAGATCGTCCTTGCATGGCCGAACCTGATTTCCGCGCGCGCCTACCGCAAAAATCACTTCGCCCATCACAGCTACCTGAACACCCCGCAGGATCCCGATTGGGCGCGGCGCCAGGGGGACGCGTCGTGGGTCTTTCCGATGCATTGGGGCAGGCTCGCGATGCTCATCATCCGCGACGCATCCGGCGTCGGCGCGATTTTCTTCCTGCGCCTCGCGCGCACGCTGCTGTCCAAGGACACCGGGGTATCGACCGGCTTCCTGTGCGCGCGCTATGGATTCTACGTGGCCGTCACCGCGCTCTTTGTCTGGTTCGGCGCATTCACACTCCTGCTGCTCTACTGGTTCGTCCCGCTCTTCACCTGGTTGATCGTGATTTTCAGGATCCGCAGCATCGCCGAGCACTCCGCGATTGACAGCAGCGATCGCGCCTACTCGCAGACCCGATCGACGCAGGCCTCGATGCTCGAGCATCTTTTCGTTGCGCCCAAGAACGTCAACTACCACATCGAGCATCACTTTTACCCGAGCGTGCCGTTCTACCGGTTGCCGGAGCTTCATCGCACGCTGATGTCGAAGCCGGAGTTCAAAAACGGCGTGCACCTGACGCGGAGCTATTTGGGCGTGCTTCGCGAATGCCTCGGCGATACGCACTCACGCGCGGTTCGTCATGCGACCGAAGCCAGCTTCGCGACTGAGGCCAATTCGAATCTCGCCTGA
- a CDS encoding LLM class flavin-dependent oxidoreductase: protein MKFGILQFFSWPDRRVSLPTVYERALQRIEIMDRSGYDAVWLTEHHFNDYSVCPSIPVMGAYAAARTSRLRIGAAVTLAALYHPVRLAEEIALLDILSGGRVNWGAGRGFDPREFRAFGVPPDESHVRFHEAVEIVLQAWRNPRLDFHGRFHSFEDLEVLPKPMQQPHPPAWVAASTNDGIQWAASAGHSILMSPHPTHAEIGEQRAFYQRELEAHGHTIAGREIPMARLMAIADTESEARKVATDGVKWLLRTYVNPAGRGDVNEMLRRYVDSVVIHGTPESVIDQLLRLRDEIRLDYLIGAPLSHQTFLSFTDRVMPRVG, encoded by the coding sequence TTGAAATTCGGCATCCTCCAATTCTTTAGCTGGCCCGATCGGCGAGTCTCGCTGCCGACCGTGTACGAACGCGCCCTCCAGCGAATCGAAATCATGGATCGCTCCGGCTACGACGCCGTCTGGCTCACCGAGCATCATTTCAACGACTACAGCGTGTGCCCGTCGATTCCCGTGATGGGTGCGTATGCCGCGGCGCGCACCAGCCGACTGCGCATCGGCGCTGCTGTCACGCTTGCCGCGCTTTATCATCCGGTGCGCCTCGCCGAGGAAATCGCCCTGCTCGACATACTCTCGGGTGGCCGCGTCAATTGGGGCGCCGGCCGCGGCTTCGATCCGCGCGAGTTCCGCGCCTTCGGCGTGCCGCCCGACGAAAGCCACGTGCGATTTCACGAGGCGGTCGAAATCGTGCTGCAGGCCTGGCGCAATCCGCGCCTCGATTTTCACGGCCGCTTCCACTCCTTTGAGGACCTCGAAGTGCTGCCCAAGCCGATGCAACAACCGCATCCGCCGGCCTGGGTGGCTGCTTCGACTAACGACGGTATCCAGTGGGCTGCGTCGGCCGGACATTCCATCCTGATGAGCCCGCATCCCACTCATGCTGAAATCGGCGAGCAGCGCGCTTTCTATCAGCGCGAGCTCGAAGCGCACGGCCACACGATCGCGGGGCGCGAAATTCCGATGGCGCGCCTGATGGCGATCGCGGACACCGAATCGGAAGCGCGAAAAGTCGCCACCGACGGCGTCAAATGGCTACTCAGAACTTACGTCAATCCGGCTGGCCGCGGCGACGTGAACGAGATGCTGCGCCGCTACGTCGATTCGGTCGTGATTCACGGCACACCCGAGAGCGTCATCGATCAGCTCCTCCGCCTCCGCGACGAAATCCGGCTCGACTACCTGATCGGCGCGCCGCTGAGCCATCAGACTTTTCTATCGTTCACCGATCGCGTGATGCCCCGCGTCGGCTGA
- a CDS encoding carboxymuconolactone decarboxylase family protein, producing MVSRKQRIPFRDFSTLSEEDRALAERSKVQGSVVNIFKTLMNHPTLTKAWLPFANHILGKTQTLSQREREMIILRIGWLNQAIYEWEQHVLIGKRAGLTDAEIERITKGPKADWDRHEAALLQAADDLFENSVVSDETWKVLAERYSTEQMMDVVFTIGQYNMVSWALNSFGVPLDDFLPGAKK from the coding sequence ATGGTGTCAAGAAAGCAGCGAATACCGTTTCGTGATTTTTCCACGCTGAGCGAGGAGGATCGCGCACTCGCCGAGCGTAGCAAGGTGCAGGGCAGCGTGGTCAACATCTTCAAAACGTTGATGAATCATCCGACGCTGACGAAGGCGTGGCTACCGTTCGCAAATCATATTCTCGGCAAAACGCAGACGCTGTCGCAGCGCGAGCGCGAGATGATCATCCTGCGGATCGGGTGGCTCAACCAGGCCATCTACGAATGGGAGCAGCACGTGCTGATCGGCAAACGGGCGGGGCTGACGGATGCGGAAATCGAGCGCATCACGAAGGGGCCCAAGGCTGACTGGGATCGCCACGAGGCGGCCTTGTTGCAGGCGGCGGACGACCTGTTCGAAAATTCGGTGGTGTCGGACGAAACGTGGAAGGTGCTCGCGGAGCGCTACAGCACCGAACAGATGATGGACGTGGTGTTCACGATCGGGCAGTACAACATGGTGTCGTGGGCGCTTAACAGTTTCGGCGTGCCGCTGGACGATTTTTTGCCGGGAGCGAAGAAATAG
- a CDS encoding nuclear transport factor 2 family protein: protein MDISALEQRITILEDIEAIKKLKARYCAVCDDDHNPEKITTLFAEDGIWEGADVGAHQGHDAIRKLFQNFQQRISFSQHNVMNPDIAVDGSTAKGIWYFLGPFTMRKGNRQMWLAARYEDDYVKVNGEWKFKHLRAIGRMAAPYEKGWAK from the coding sequence ATGGACATCAGCGCGCTCGAACAACGAATCACGATTCTCGAGGACATCGAAGCGATCAAAAAACTCAAAGCCCGCTACTGCGCCGTCTGCGACGACGATCACAATCCTGAAAAAATCACCACCCTGTTCGCCGAGGACGGCATCTGGGAGGGCGCCGACGTCGGCGCGCACCAGGGCCACGACGCGATTCGGAAGCTGTTCCAGAACTTCCAGCAGCGCATCAGCTTCTCCCAGCACAACGTGATGAACCCGGATATCGCCGTCGATGGCAGCACCGCCAAAGGCATCTGGTATTTCCTCGGGCCATTCACGATGCGCAAGGGCAACCGCCAGATGTGGCTCGCGGCGCGCTACGAAGACGACTACGTGAAAGTCAACGGCGAGTGGAAATTCAAGCATCTACGCGCGATCGGCAGGATGGCCGCGCCGTACGAAAAGGGCTGGGCGAAATAG
- a CDS encoding amidase, whose amino-acid sequence MAPIPEIVRLDALALSSAIKSRRISCAEVMSAYLGHIERINPRVSAIVSMRGRDELMAEAKGRDAQIARGEYLGWMHGFPHAIKDLEQTSGIRTTLGSPLFKNFVPKSDTILVERIKRAGAIIIGKTNVPEFGLGSHTYNEVFGATLNAYDQSKTAGGSSGGAAVSLALRMLPVADGSDHAGSLRNPAAFNNVLGFRTSFGRVPSDVRDVFMPSLSVHGPMARTAPDLAMLLSVIAGYDARAPYSVREDAAKFAQPLERDFKGARIAWLGDFRGYLPFDPGVLELCRSALKAFESLGCAVEEAIPDFPIEQVWENWLKLRAWQVGAILGPLYRDVAKRPLIKPEARWEVECALKVSAMEIADASAVRTVWYHSVNAMFEKFDFLIAPAGQVFPFDAAIHWPTEVGGRRMDTYHRWMEVMIPITMSGCPALCVPAGFNADGLPMGIQIVAPNHREMDCLRLAHAYEQATDWVSRRPPPLLDLR is encoded by the coding sequence ATGGCTCCGATCCCAGAAATCGTACGCCTCGACGCGCTCGCATTGTCGAGCGCGATCAAATCGCGCCGGATCTCTTGCGCCGAGGTGATGAGCGCGTACCTTGGCCATATCGAGCGGATCAATCCGAGGGTAAGCGCGATCGTTTCGATGCGCGGTCGCGATGAATTGATGGCGGAAGCGAAAGGGCGCGACGCGCAAATCGCGCGCGGCGAGTATCTCGGCTGGATGCATGGGTTTCCGCACGCGATCAAGGACCTCGAACAGACGAGCGGTATCCGCACGACGCTCGGCTCGCCGCTGTTCAAAAATTTTGTGCCGAAGAGCGACACGATTTTGGTCGAGCGGATCAAGCGGGCCGGCGCGATCATAATCGGCAAAACCAACGTGCCGGAATTCGGGCTTGGATCGCATACTTACAACGAGGTGTTTGGGGCCACGCTGAACGCATACGATCAGAGCAAGACCGCGGGCGGCAGCAGTGGCGGCGCGGCGGTATCGCTGGCGCTCAGGATGCTCCCAGTCGCCGACGGCAGCGATCATGCAGGGTCGCTTCGAAATCCGGCAGCGTTCAACAACGTGCTTGGATTTCGCACCTCGTTCGGGCGGGTGCCGTCGGATGTGCGCGACGTGTTCATGCCGTCGCTGTCAGTGCACGGGCCGATGGCGCGGACGGCGCCGGATCTCGCGATGCTGCTCTCGGTGATCGCGGGTTACGATGCGCGCGCGCCGTATTCGGTCCGCGAGGATGCGGCCAAGTTCGCGCAACCGCTCGAGCGCGATTTCAAGGGCGCGCGAATCGCGTGGCTCGGCGATTTTCGCGGCTACCTGCCATTCGATCCTGGCGTGCTCGAGCTATGCCGGAGCGCGCTGAAAGCGTTCGAGAGTCTCGGCTGCGCGGTTGAGGAAGCGATTCCGGATTTTCCAATCGAGCAGGTGTGGGAGAATTGGCTGAAGCTGCGCGCATGGCAGGTCGGCGCGATCCTGGGGCCTTTGTACCGCGACGTCGCGAAGCGCCCGCTGATCAAACCGGAAGCGCGATGGGAAGTTGAGTGTGCGCTCAAGGTGAGCGCGATGGAGATCGCAGACGCGTCGGCGGTGCGCACCGTGTGGTACCATTCGGTGAACGCGATGTTCGAGAAGTTCGATTTCCTGATCGCGCCGGCGGGGCAGGTGTTCCCGTTCGATGCGGCTATACATTGGCCGACCGAGGTCGGCGGCAGGCGGATGGACACCTATCATCGCTGGATGGAAGTGATGATTCCGATCACGATGTCGGGCTGTCCCGCGCTATGCGTGCCGGCGGGATTCAACGCTGACGGATTGCCGATGGGAATCCAAATCGTGGCGCCGAATCATCGCGAAATGGATTGCCTCCGGCTGGCGCACGCGTACGAGCAGGCGACGGATTGGGTGAGCCGGCGGCCGCCGCCGCTGCTCGATTTGCGCTGA
- a CDS encoding SDR family oxidoreductase translates to MDLQIKGKTALVLGGSKGIGRGIADALAQEGVAVALVARSQETLDKSVGEINATGARAIGVAGDLADWPSMEKAIASARNQLGPIDILINNSGGPPPSGVVGVSPELWTAQFNAMVLSLFRTTDLLLPEMRARKWGRIMTVASFSVIEPIPTIGISNTLRSAIVGWAKTLAGEVARDGITVNTLLPGVIATDRSLSLSRARAERDKIPLEEAIRRNAQGIPVGRLGTIAEFGAVAAFLASPLAAYVTGSMIRIDGGLTRSV, encoded by the coding sequence ATGGATCTTCAGATAAAGGGCAAGACTGCGCTGGTACTCGGTGGCAGCAAGGGTATCGGCCGCGGAATCGCCGACGCGCTCGCACAGGAAGGAGTCGCGGTCGCGCTAGTCGCTCGCAGCCAGGAAACGCTCGACAAGTCAGTCGGCGAGATCAATGCGACCGGTGCGCGCGCGATCGGGGTAGCGGGTGATCTGGCGGATTGGCCCAGCATGGAGAAGGCGATCGCGTCGGCGCGCAATCAACTCGGACCGATCGACATCCTGATCAACAATTCCGGCGGTCCGCCGCCATCGGGCGTGGTGGGTGTTAGTCCGGAGTTGTGGACTGCGCAGTTCAACGCGATGGTGCTGTCGTTATTTCGAACCACCGACCTGCTGCTGCCCGAGATGCGCGCGCGGAAATGGGGCCGGATCATGACGGTGGCGTCATTCAGCGTGATCGAACCGATTCCGACGATCGGAATTTCCAACACTTTGCGAAGCGCGATCGTCGGATGGGCGAAGACGCTGGCGGGCGAGGTGGCGCGCGACGGCATTACCGTGAACACGCTGCTGCCGGGCGTGATCGCGACCGATCGGTCGCTGAGTCTCAGCCGTGCGCGCGCGGAACGCGACAAGATTCCGCTCGAGGAAGCGATCAGGCGCAACGCGCAGGGAATTCCGGTCGGGCGGCTCGGCACGATCGCGGAGTTCGGCGCGGTCGCGGCGTTCTTGGCGAGTCCGCTGGCGGCGTATGTGACGGGTTCGATGATTCGAATCGACGGCGGGCTCACGCGATCGGTGTGA
- the bphC gene encoding biphenyl-2,3-diol 1,2-dioxygenase — MSGIAGLGYLGIGVSNLPAWEDFATNVLGLQVSGRDERTLALRMDEYRQRFVLHAGGNDDVAYVGWEVRDAAAMQAVASRLRETGIKVEAGSAEEAAARGVTELAKFDDPNGLATEIFYGPLMRFEEPFHSPRAISGFVTGEQGLGHIVLAVRDLEQSLHFYRDILGFRISDFIDMSFGPMKATLAFFHCNARHHSLAIIAAPLPKRLLHFMLQTKSVDDVGSTLYLAQDKGVEIASSLGRHTNDHMLSFYMRTPSGFEVEYGWGARTVDDAVWHVQRHQAPSIWGHRREAGRSR; from the coding sequence ATGAGCGGAATTGCGGGACTGGGATACCTGGGTATTGGCGTTAGCAATCTGCCGGCATGGGAAGATTTCGCGACGAACGTGTTGGGGTTGCAGGTGAGCGGCCGTGACGAACGGACGCTGGCGCTTCGGATGGATGAGTATCGCCAGCGATTCGTGCTGCACGCCGGCGGCAACGACGACGTCGCCTACGTGGGATGGGAAGTTCGCGACGCGGCGGCGATGCAGGCGGTCGCGAGCAGGCTGCGCGAGACCGGGATAAAGGTCGAGGCCGGCTCGGCGGAGGAGGCAGCCGCGCGCGGCGTGACCGAACTCGCCAAATTCGACGATCCGAACGGGCTCGCGACCGAAATTTTCTATGGACCGCTAATGCGATTCGAGGAACCGTTCCATTCGCCGCGGGCGATTTCCGGATTCGTTACGGGCGAGCAGGGACTCGGCCATATCGTTCTGGCAGTGAGGGATTTGGAGCAGAGCCTGCATTTTTATCGCGATATTCTGGGCTTCCGGATCAGCGATTTCATCGACATGAGTTTCGGCCCGATGAAAGCGACGCTGGCATTTTTCCATTGCAATGCACGGCATCACTCGCTCGCGATAATTGCGGCGCCGCTGCCGAAGCGATTGCTGCATTTCATGCTGCAGACCAAATCGGTGGATGACGTGGGCTCGACGCTTTACCTCGCACAGGACAAGGGCGTCGAGATCGCGTCGAGCCTGGGGCGCCATACCAACGATCATATGCTGTCATTCTATATGCGCACCCCGTCGGGTTTCGAGGTCGAGTACGGCTGGGGAGCGCGCACGGTTGACGACGCGGTGTGGCACGTGCAGCGGCATCAGGCGCCGAGCATCTGGGGGCATCGCCGGGAAGCCGGACGCAGCCGATAG
- a CDS encoding bifunctional 3-phenylpropionate/cinnamic acid dioxygenase ferredoxin subunit produces the protein MALIRVCGLDELADGAAIKLERTPPIAMFRVGDKYYAVDDTCTHAQSSLSEGYIEGDAVECAFHGARFCLRTGKVLMLPASKPLRTYPVKVEGNEIFVEIE, from the coding sequence ATGGCTTTAATAAGAGTGTGCGGTCTCGATGAACTGGCGGACGGCGCCGCAATCAAGCTCGAGCGCACTCCGCCGATCGCGATGTTTAGGGTGGGGGACAAGTACTACGCGGTGGACGATACCTGCACGCATGCGCAGTCGTCGTTGTCAGAGGGATATATCGAGGGTGACGCGGTCGAGTGCGCATTTCACGGCGCGCGATTCTGCCTGCGGACGGGCAAGGTATTAATGTTGCCCGCGAGCAAACCGCTTCGTACATATCCAGTCAAAGTCGAAGGAAACGAGATTTTCGTGGAAATAGAATAG